A genome region from Glycine max cultivar Williams 82 chromosome 5, Glycine_max_v4.0, whole genome shotgun sequence includes the following:
- the LOC102667302 gene encoding protein MAIN-LIKE 1-like gives MTADVHGAEGSHADDAEGFPGGPRDPSVLTSFADHVAHAIWSGQERPELKLVSHGRKVTLIGRPVSEIEGLVGATRLSPLIGCSVVTGNPGLISAFVERWHSEINSFHLPVVELTITLDDVSPLLHLSISGAFYSFHALSVDEAIFLLTELLKVSVEEARAETARSRGAYVRLGWVRDIYEMRCEARWWIVAARAYLLHLVGCTFFANKSATYVHVVHLEAFRNLGQSGGYAWGVTALVHMYDQLDEASRTTTRQITGYLTLLQCVTDDAYQQTSPHAYR, from the exons ATGACTGCAGACGTACATGGTGCTGAGGGGTCACATGCTGATGATGCTGAGGGATTTCCAGGTGGGCCACGTGACCCATCAGTGCTGACATCATTTGCGGACCATGTTGCACATGCCATTtggagtggacag gaacgtcctgagtTGAAGTTGGTGTCGCACGGGAGGAAGGTGACATTAATTGGGAGACCAGTGTCTGAGATTGAAGGATTGGTTGGTGCCACAAGATTAAGTCCATTGATCGGGTGTTCAGTTGTAACCGGCAatcctggacttatatccgcatttgtggagaggtggcacagcGAGATCAACTCCTTCCACCTTCCAGTAGTAGAGTTGACGATCACACTGGATGATGTGTCGCCACTCCTCCATTTGTCTATCAGTGGCGCGTTCTATAGCTTTCATGCTCTTTCTGTGGACGAGGCGATATTTTTGTTGACCGAGTTGCTTAAGGTGTCTGTTGAGGAGGCTAGAGCCGAGACAGCACGATCACGTGGGGCATACGTACGGCTGGGATGGGTTCGAGACATCTATGAGATGAGATGTGAGGCCCGGTGGTGGATTGTGGCAGCTCGTGCTTATCTGCTGCACTTGGTTGGTTGCACtttttttgctaacaagagtgcaacataTGTTCATGTGGTGCACCTAGAGGCTTTTCGCAACCTGGGTCAGAGTGGTGGTTATGCCTGGGGAGTTACcgcgctggttcatatgtatgaccagttagatgaAGCTTCTAGGACCACTACACGACAGATTACGGGGTACCTGACTTTATtacag TGTGTCACAGATGATGCATACCAGCAGACGTCCCCACATGCTTACCGGTAG
- the LOC113001654 gene encoding uncharacterized protein: protein MAMKNHADRHRRDVHLQPGDLVYVRLKPYRQLSMRPHYSKLAKRFYGPYPITECVGPMAYRLQLPADSKIHPIFHVSLLKPHHGPPPPVDDPVPPTQVDHHPLVEPLSFLDWKFDTTKDPPSHSVLVQWRGLAPKDTSWKDWDALRSVYNLGDEVVFPREVVVSNKTQISREAPTKDRPKRNIKKPAHFQDYI, encoded by the coding sequence ATGGCAATGAAGAACCATGCTGACCGCCACCGTCGGGATGTCCATCTCCAGCCAGGTGACTTGGTCTATGTCCGCCTCAAACCATATCGGCAACTCTCCATGCGCCCCCACTACTCCAAGCTTGCCAAGAGGTTCTATGGTCCTTATCCGATCACAGAATGTGTCGGGCCTATGGCCTATCGCCTACAACTCCCAGCGGATTCCAAAATCCACCCTATTTTCCATGTGTCCCTCTTAAAACCCCATCACGGCCCGCCTCCGCCTGTGGATGACCCCGTTCCACCTACACAGGTCGATCATCACCCACTCGTCGAGCCCCTCTCCTTCCTTGATTGGAAATTCGACACCACCAAGGACCCACCTTCGCACTCGGTCCTGGTTCAATGGCGTGGCCTCGCGCCGAAGGACACTTCGTGGAAGGACTGGGACGCTCTTCGATCAGTTTACAACCTCGGGGACGAGGTTGTGTTTCCAAGGGAGGTTGTTGTTAGCAACAAGACACAGATTAGCAGAGAAGCACCCACCAAGGACAGGCCCAAGAGAAATATCAAGAAGCCAGCCCACTTTCAGGATTACATTTGA